One stretch of Deltaproteobacteria bacterium DNA includes these proteins:
- a CDS encoding ammonium transporter — translation MKFSAMLLFSAIWSIVVYAPVAHWVWGGGWLQSMGVMDFAGGIVVHINAGVAGLVTALYLGKRKGYPRTPMPAHATLPGFTARPGHEIPVSDAP, via the coding sequence ATGAAGTTTTCCGCAATGCTCCTTTTCTCAGCCATCTGGTCCATAGTGGTCTACGCACCGGTCGCCCATTGGGTCTGGGGCGGCGGATGGCTTCAGAGCATGGGGGTTATGGATTTCGCCGGCGGAATAGTTGTCCACATCAATGCCGGCGTAGCGGGTCTTGTCACTGCTCTTTACCTTGGCAAACGCAAGGGATACCCAAGGACTCCCATGCCGGCGCATGCAACGCTCCCCGGATTCACTGCCCGGCCTGGTCATGAAATACCCGTTTCAGATGCCCCTTGA
- a CDS encoding amino acid dehydrogenase produces the protein MHNRPERRLIADIQSRIGVFHRHGKENLQWLEEQMHPYFFITMKEEIDALTTLAMQLNTLAANHRLILADREKALILACRNVPGSLYGTLRTLHDREITYTEIIHSLGPIPGLEHSLEIQRYEFDRKNHRTIAGAAGVSVPRGIGVKILDALREYYPAFDFDRFDRYLKIIWLNNRNYVRISPPRRVAQLLWLFYQGNAKGGVFLDVEETKEPDETEGYRVLFAAGNPPQKDFLLQIMEAFNRLSIGIQRTYCLNISNGVHPYFLGTFYARARETQAVTKGTELFERLRNELYNTQILSTNSYTYQYFTTRDIMSGEDASLINAFIAFCHTNLARNRQESYHIDDVKLAFHSNPNISLQLVDLFRTRFSPGISEREVQYKNLLRKTEETVEGYNTGHRYLDEFRRSIFRCCITFIRNTLKTNFFVLGKQALAFRLDPKYLSSLDSAFTADLPPKTPFRITFFFGRFGVGYHIGFSDIARGGWRTIITGNRDDYVTNTDTLFREVFVLAHTQHLKNKDIYEGGSKMVVVLDASGLEDADFVTQRMYKLQYGFINAFLDIFITENGKVSNPRVVDYYGEDEPIELGPDENMHDSMIETIASLSVRRGYMLGDGIISSKKNGINHKEYGVTSTGVVKFAEITMEDLGKDISRDAFSVKFTGGPNGDVAGNAIRILFEKCPRVKINLILDGTGALFDPDGGSRSELKRILFTGDIDAFRPSKLHKGGFLLFRSNPRAEGLKTLYRKVSRSESGELVEQWLSPDDFHREYDSLIFEVRADLFIPAGGRPETVHDGNWRKFFPEGGEPTLRAIVEGANSFITPDARVQLQKRGIVIMRDASANKCGVISSSYEVIANLIMGEKEFLANKERYVSDVIEILEKRAADEARLILDRFKESNGKLLFTEISDAISVEINDHYARLFSYLQDHPKLFANRLFRMALFSHLPRLLRENRKYHARINKLPGKYRSAILASEIASSLTYRSNQDSDFEEMVKGHLKRVFHDQAGQ, from the coding sequence ATGCATAACAGGCCCGAACGCCGTCTCATAGCTGATATCCAAAGCCGGATCGGGGTTTTTCACCGGCATGGCAAGGAAAACCTCCAGTGGCTCGAAGAGCAGATGCACCCCTACTTCTTCATCACCATGAAGGAGGAAATCGATGCGCTCACCACCCTCGCCATGCAGCTTAATACCCTCGCCGCAAACCACAGACTCATCCTGGCGGACAGGGAAAAAGCCCTGATCCTGGCCTGCCGGAATGTACCGGGTTCCCTCTACGGGACGCTTCGAACCCTCCATGACAGGGAGATCACCTATACGGAGATCATCCACTCCCTCGGCCCCATTCCCGGTCTTGAACATTCCCTGGAGATCCAGCGCTACGAGTTCGACCGCAAGAACCACCGGACCATCGCCGGGGCGGCGGGGGTTTCCGTCCCCCGCGGCATCGGGGTAAAGATCCTCGATGCCCTCAGGGAGTACTACCCGGCCTTTGATTTCGACCGTTTTGACCGCTACCTGAAGATCATCTGGCTGAATAACCGGAACTACGTGCGCATCTCACCTCCCAGGAGGGTCGCCCAGCTCCTATGGCTCTTCTACCAGGGCAATGCAAAGGGCGGGGTCTTCCTGGACGTCGAAGAGACAAAGGAACCGGATGAAACGGAAGGATACAGGGTCCTGTTCGCCGCCGGAAACCCTCCACAGAAGGATTTTCTGCTGCAGATCATGGAGGCCTTCAACCGCCTGAGCATCGGTATCCAGCGCACCTACTGCCTCAACATCAGCAACGGCGTTCATCCCTATTTCCTGGGGACCTTTTACGCCCGGGCCAGGGAAACCCAGGCGGTCACCAAAGGCACGGAACTGTTTGAACGACTGCGCAACGAGCTTTATAATACCCAGATCCTCTCCACCAACTCCTACACCTACCAATATTTTACTACCAGGGACATCATGTCCGGGGAGGATGCGTCCCTTATCAACGCCTTTATCGCCTTTTGCCATACGAACCTCGCCCGCAACCGGCAGGAAAGCTACCACATCGATGACGTCAAACTGGCCTTCCACTCCAATCCCAACATCTCCCTGCAGCTGGTGGACCTGTTCAGAACACGATTCTCCCCCGGAATCTCAGAGCGGGAGGTACAATATAAGAATCTCCTTAGGAAGACCGAGGAAACCGTTGAAGGCTACAACACCGGCCACAGGTACCTGGACGAATTTCGAAGGAGCATTTTCAGATGCTGCATTACCTTCATCCGCAACACATTGAAGACCAACTTCTTCGTCCTCGGCAAACAGGCCCTGGCGTTCCGCCTGGACCCGAAATACCTTTCCAGCCTGGACTCCGCCTTCACCGCCGACCTGCCGCCCAAAACCCCCTTCAGAATCACATTTTTCTTCGGCCGTTTCGGGGTTGGCTACCATATCGGTTTTTCAGATATCGCAAGGGGCGGATGGCGGACGATCATCACCGGAAACCGGGACGACTACGTCACCAACACCGATACGTTATTCCGCGAGGTTTTCGTCCTGGCCCACACACAACACCTGAAAAACAAGGATATATACGAGGGTGGTTCCAAGATGGTTGTAGTACTGGACGCTTCCGGTCTGGAGGACGCCGATTTCGTTACCCAGAGGATGTACAAACTGCAGTACGGATTCATCAACGCCTTCCTTGACATTTTCATCACCGAGAACGGCAAGGTCAGTAACCCACGGGTCGTTGACTACTATGGAGAGGATGAACCCATCGAGCTGGGGCCCGATGAGAACATGCACGATTCCATGATCGAAACCATCGCCAGTCTCTCGGTGAGGCGCGGATACATGCTGGGGGATGGGATCATCTCCAGCAAAAAGAACGGTATCAACCACAAGGAGTACGGGGTGACCTCCACGGGTGTGGTGAAGTTCGCCGAAATCACCATGGAGGATCTGGGAAAGGACATCTCCCGGGATGCCTTCTCGGTCAAGTTCACGGGCGGTCCCAACGGTGACGTGGCGGGAAACGCCATCAGGATTCTTTTTGAAAAATGCCCCAGGGTGAAGATCAACCTCATTCTCGACGGCACAGGCGCCCTCTTTGACCCAGACGGGGGGAGTCGGTCGGAACTGAAGAGGATCCTGTTTACGGGCGATATCGACGCCTTCAGGCCGTCAAAGCTTCACAAAGGAGGGTTTCTCCTCTTCAGGTCCAACCCACGGGCGGAGGGGCTGAAAACCCTCTACCGAAAGGTCTCCAGGTCCGAATCCGGCGAGCTTGTGGAACAGTGGCTGTCACCCGACGATTTCCACAGGGAGTACGACAGCCTGATCTTTGAGGTCCGTGCCGACCTGTTCATCCCCGCCGGCGGCCGGCCCGAGACAGTCCATGACGGAAATTGGCGGAAATTTTTCCCGGAAGGCGGCGAACCGACTTTGCGGGCCATCGTGGAGGGCGCCAACTCATTTATTACCCCCGACGCACGCGTTCAACTTCAGAAAAGGGGGATTGTAATCATGCGGGACGCATCCGCCAACAAGTGCGGCGTCATCTCATCCTCCTACGAGGTCATCGCCAACCTCATAATGGGCGAAAAGGAGTTTCTGGCCAACAAGGAACGGTATGTTTCGGACGTAATCGAGATCCTGGAGAAGCGAGCCGCGGATGAGGCCCGCCTGATCCTGGACCGGTTCAAGGAGTCAAACGGAAAGCTTCTTTTCACTGAAATATCGGACGCCATCAGCGTTGAGATCAATGATCATTACGCCAGGCTCTTCAGCTACCTCCAGGACCACCCGAAGCTATTCGCAAACCGGCTTTTCCGCATGGCCCTTTTCAGCCATCTTCCCCGGTTACTGAGGGAAAACCGGAAGTACCACGCGAGGATCAACAAGCTTCCCGGGAAATACCGGTCCGCCATCCTCGCCAGCGAAATCGCATCATCCCTCACCTACCGGAGCAACCAGGATTCGGATTTCGAGGAGATGGTCAAGGGGCATCTGAAACGGGTATTTCATGACCAGGCCGGGCAGTGA